Part of the Sinomonas atrocyanea genome is shown below.
CTCCTACCGGCTCCTAGCACGGACCACAGGTAGTCCTCCCCGAGCAGCCGGTCGGCGGTGCGGCGCATGTGCATGAGATCCTCGGGATGCGCACCGATGCCCCCCAGCAGCCCGAACACCGACTGGACGAACAGCGGCCCGCAGGCCAGCCCCCGGGTGTGGAAGTGCGCGAGGTTGTTCAAATGGGAGATGTCGTAGCACTCGAACTCGAAGCGGGTCCCGTTGGCATTGCCGATCCCGAGGATCGTCTCGATGTCGGCGAACGTGTTCTTGAAGACCAGGTCCCGGGACTTCTCCAGCGACTCGCGCTCCCATTCGTGCTCGAACTCGGTGAACCGATCGAGCATCGGGTAGAGGCCAAAATTCATCGAGCCCATGTTCAGGCTTGCCAGCTCGGGCTTGAACGCGGCCACGGGCCGCATGCGCTCCTGGACCGTCATGTGCGGCGAGCCGCCGGTGGTGATGTTGATGACCGCGTCCGTGTTGGCCTTGAGCTTCTCCAGGATCGGCTCGAAGTGCTTCGGGTCCTGGGATGGGCGTCCATCCTTCGGGTCCCGGGCATGCATGTGCACGATGGCTGCGCCTGCCTCGGCCGCCCCAATGGCTGCCTCGGCGATCTCCTCGGAGCTGACCGGGAGGTAGCGGGACATGGATGGGGTGTGGATGGCGCCGGTGACGGCCGAGGTGATGATGACTTTGCGCTTGGCTGACATTGATCAGGACCCTTCAGTAGAGCTTTTCGGTGTTGCCGTCGACGGCCATCGCCTGGCCGTTGACGTTGCGGGCCAGAGGGCCGGCGAGGAATACGGCCATGTTGGCGATGTCCTCGGCCTCGACGAGGCGGTTGAGGGAGGACTGCGCGTGGTAGAGGTCGGAG
Proteins encoded:
- a CDS encoding 3-keto-5-aminohexanoate cleavage protein, with translation MSAKRKVIITSAVTGAIHTPSMSRYLPVSSEEIAEAAIGAAEAGAAIVHMHARDPKDGRPSQDPKHFEPILEKLKANTDAVINITTGGSPHMTVQERMRPVAAFKPELASLNMGSMNFGLYPMLDRFTEFEHEWERESLEKSRDLVFKNTFADIETILGIGNANGTRFEFECYDISHLNNLAHFHTRGLACGPLFVQSVFGLLGGIGAHPEDLMHMRRTADRLLGEDYLWSVLGAGRSQMPLAAIGAAIGSHVRVGLEDSLWIGPGELAKSNAEQVGRIRTILEALNFEVATPDEARQMLQLKGRENVGF